TTAAGTCACTGTGAAAGACCTGTATGGTAGGCCACGGTAGAGAGTCTTAAGTAATGGGCTGGAGTCGAGTGCGTTATGATGGACTAAAAGCGGGGGGCTGGATGATCATCGAGAAGCAAACGACTGGAAGTTGCATATTATCCATGTCAATGGCATGGATAATATGCTTCATGCGAAGTCCTGGGTGATGGACTAGAAGTAAGAACCAAGGTAATAAGACAAGAAGCTAGGGACCTTCGTGATAGACAACAACCGAGGGACCAGGGTGATGGACTAGAATTAAGAACCTAGGAGGTTTTGGGTAATGGACTAGGAGTGAGGGCTTGCCAAGAATGTTTCTTGTCCCAAGCGGATGCTATTCTTACCAAATGTCTTCTAACATATATCCAGTGAGGCTCCTCTTATGAGTCTGCCCGACGGGATATTATTCTTATCAAACCTAACTATCCTACAACCTAGTTAACCTAAAATTACCTTCCTTTTCCCTGGTGAGACTTTGTCCGATGAGGCTTCTCTTATGAGTCTGCCCGATGTGATATTGCTCATCTAACCTCATTTTCCTTGACCTAGTAAACCTAAATATCCCACTGAAACTTATAACTAGCACCGCATTTAGGACAAAATATTCAAAAGCTTAGAATCGATCTTAGCTCCGTGATGGGCCACAATCGGGGTGTCTGAATGATAGACTAAGAGGTAAGGGCCTGGGTGTTCAACTAGGAGTTAGTGCTTCAGAGATGGTAGACTAGAGGCAAGGTCCTTTGTCATTCGCAACAGGCGATGGTTAGAGTTGATGGGCCTGGACCTGGGTAATAGGAAAGGCACTGTGTGATGGGCTAAAGGCTAAGGCCTGAATGATATCCAAGAGGCTAGTCATGGTGATAggctacaggctaaggcctggatgatATCCTAGAGGCTGGAGTCAGGGTGATGGActacaggctaaggcctggatgatgtcCAAGAAGCTAGtcagggtgatgggctacaggctaaggcctggatgatgtcTAGAGATTAGAGGCAGGGTGATGGGCTCcaggctaaggcctggatgatgttctacaggcagggtgatgggctacaggtTAAGGACTAGATGATGTATAGAGACTAGAGGCAGGGTGATGGGCTCCAGGGTAAGGCCTGGATGATGTCTAGAGACTAGAGGCAGGGTTatgggctacaggctaaggcctggatgatgttctataggcagggtgatgggctacaggctaaaGCCTGGATGATGTCCAAGAAGCTAGTgagggtgatgggctacaggctaaggcctggatgatCTATAGGCAGGatgatgggctacaggctaaggcctggGTGATGTTCTATaggcagggtgatgggctacaggctaaggcctggatgatgtcCAAGAAGCTAGtcagggtgatgggctacaggctaaggcctggatgatgtcCAAGAAGCTAGtcagggtgatgggctacaggctaaggcctggatgatgtcCAAGAAGCTAGtcagggtgatgggctacaggctaaggcctggatgatgttctataggcagggtgatgggctacaggctaaggcctggatgatgtcCAAGAAGCTAGTgagggtgatgggctacaggctaaggcctggatgatATCTAGAGACTAGAGGCAGGGTGATGAgctacaggctaaggcctggatgatgtcCAAGAAGCTAGTgagggtgatgggctacaggctaaggcctggatgatgttCTTTAGGAAGGGTGATGGGCTACAGActaaggcctggatgatgttctataagcagggtgatgggctacaggctaaggcctggatgatgtcCAAGAAGCTAGTGAGGGTGATGGGCTAAGGCCTGGATAATGTTCTTTAGGCAGGGTAatgggctacaggctaaggcctggatgatgttctataggcagggtgatgggctacaggctaaggcctggatAATGTTCTATaggcagggtgatgggctacaggctaaggcctggatgatgttctataggcagggtgatgggctacaggctaaggcctggatgatgtcCAAGAAGCTAGTGAaggtgatgggctacaggctaaggcctggatgatgATCTATAGtcagggtgatgggctacaggctaaggACTAGATGTATAGAGACTAGAGGCAGGGTGATGGGCTCcaggctaaggcctggatgatgttctataggcagggtgatgggctccaggctaaggcctggatgatgttctataggcagggtgatgggctacaggctaaggcctggatgatATCCTAGAGGCTGGAGtcagggtgatgggctacaggctaaggcctggatgatgtcCAAGAAGCTAGTgagggtgatgggctacaggctaaggcTTGGATGATGTTCTATAGGCAGGatgatgggctacaggctaaggcctggatgatCTATAATCAaggtgatgggctacaggctaaggcctggatgatgttctataggcagggtgatgggttacaggctaaggcctggatgatgtcCAAGAAGCTAGTgagggtgatgggctacaggctaaggcctggatgatgttctttaggcagggtgatgggctacaggctaaggcctggatgaagttctataggcagggtgatgggctacaggctaaggcctggatgatgttTAGAGATTAGaggcagggtgatgggctacaggctaaggcctggatgatgttctataggcagggtgatgggctacaggctaaggACTAGATGATGTATAGAGACTAGAGGCAGGGTGATGGGCTCcaggctaaggcctggatgatgttctataggcagggtgatgggctacaggtTAAGGACTAGATGATGTATAGAGACTAGAGGCAGGGTGATGGGCTCcaggctaaggcctggatgatgtcTAGAGACTAGAGGCAGGGTTATGGGCTACAGGCTACGGCCTGGATGATGTTCTATaggcagggtgatgggctacaggctaaaGCCTGGATAATGTCCAAGAAGCTAGTgagggtgatgggctacaggctaaggcctggatgatgttCTATAGGCAGGatgatgggctacaggctaaggcctggatgatgttctataggcagggtgatgggctacaggctaaggcctggatgatgttctataggcagggtgatgggctacaggctaaggcctggatgatgtcCAAGAAGCTAGTGAaggtgatgggctacaggctaaggcctggatgatgtcCAAGAAGCTAGTgagggtgatgggctacaggctaaggcctggatgatgttctacaggcagggtgatgggctacaggctaaggACTAGATGATGTATAGAGACTAGAGGCAGGGTGATGGGCTCcaggctaaggcctggatgatgttctataggcagggtgatgggctacaggctaaggcctggatgatgttctataggcagggtgatgggctacaggctaacGCCTGGATGATGTCCAAGAAGCTAATgagggtgatgggctacaggctaaggcctggatgatgATTAGAGATTAGAGGCAGGGTGATGGGCTCcaggctaaggcctggatgatgttctagagggagggtgatgggctacaggtTAAGGACTAGATGATGTATAGAGACTAGAGGCAGGGTGATGGGCTCCAAgctaaggcctggatgatgtcTAGAGACTAGAGGCAGGGTTatgggctacaggctaaggcctggatgatgttctataggcagggtgatgggctacaggctaaggcctggatgatgtcCAAGAAGCTAGTgagggtgatgggctacaggctaaggcctggatgatgtcCAAGAAGCTAGTgagggtgatgggctacaggctaaggcctggatgatgttTAGAGATTAGAGGCAGGGTGATGGGCTCcaggctaaggcctggatgatgttCTAGAGGGAGGGTGATGGGCTATAGGTTAAGGACTAGATGATGTATAGAGACTTGAGGCAGGGTGATGGGCTCcaggctaaggcctggatgatgtcTAGAGACTAGAGGCAGGGTTatgggctacaggctaaggcctggatgatgttctataggcagggtgatgggctacaggctaaaGCCTGGATGATGTCCAAGAAGCTAGTgagggtgatgggctacaggctaaggcctggatgatgttCTATAGGCAGGGcgatgggctacaggctaaggcctgaatgatgttctataggcagggtgatgggctacaggctaaggcctggatgatgtcCAAGAAGCTAGtcagggtgatgggctacaggctaaggcctggatgatgtcctagaggctatagtcagggtgaTAGGTtacaggctaaggcctggatgatgtccaagaggctagaggcagggtgatgggctacaggctaaggcctggatgatgttTAGAGACAAGaggcagggtgatgggctacaggctaaggTCTGGATGATCTAGAGGCTAGAGtcagggtgatgggctacaggctaaggcctggGTGATGTCCTAGAGGCTAGAGtcagggtgatgggctacaggctaaggcctggatgatgtcCTAGAGGCTAGTCAGGGTGATGGGCTACTGGTTAAGGCCTGGATGATAGGCTGGAGGCTAGAGTCAGGGTGATGGGCTACTGGCTAAGGCCTAGATGATGTCTTAGAGACTAGAGGCAGGGTGATGGGCTAAGGCCTAAATGATGTCTAGAGACTAGAGGCAGGGTGATGGGCTAAGGCCTAAATGATGTCTAGAGACTAGaggcagggtgatgggctacaggctaaaGCCTGGAAGATGTCCAAGAAGCTAGtcagggtgatgggctacaggctgAGGCCTGGATGATGTTCTAGAGGCAGGGTGTtgggctacaggctaaggcctAGATGATGTATAGAGACTAGAGGCAGGGTCATGGGCTACAGGCTAAGACCTGGATGATGTCCTAGAGGATAGtcagggtgatgggctacaggctaaggcctggatgatgtctagagtcagggtgatgggctacaggctaacACCTGGATGATGTCCTAGAGGCTAGTCAGGGTGATGGGCTACATGCTAAGGCCTGGATAATGTTCTAGAGGCTAGAGacagggtgatgggctacaggctaaggcctggatgatgtcTAGAGGCAGGGTGATGGGCTATAGGTTAAGGCCTTTGTGATATGCTGGAGGCTAGAGtcagggtgatgggctacaggctatGGCCTGGGAGATGTCTAGAGACTAGaggcagggtgatgggctacaggcgAGGGGCTCGTTTATGGGCAATACGCGAGAACGTGAATGATAGGCAACACGCAAGATCCTGCGTGATGGGTAGGACCTCCATTACCCCTACACAGGTAGGGGTAATGGATGTGTCGACATGATAAATACACTAGGACGCAGGGAACGCATGATGGACTAGTATCAGGATGATGGGACTTAGGCAAAGGTTTGTGGTGATGGGACTAAGGCGAAGGCTTGGGATGATGGGACTCAGGCGAAGGCTTGGGATGATGGGACTCAGGCAAAGGCTTGGTGCGATAAGGCAAAGGCTTGATGTGATGAGACAAAGGCAAAGGCTTGGTGTGATGAGGCAAAGGCTTGGTGTGATGAGTCGAAGGCTTGGTGTGATGAGACTGGCAAAGTCTTGATGTGATTAGATAAAGGCGAAGGCTTGGTGTGATGAAACAAAGGCGAAGGCTTGGTGTGATGAGACTCTGGCAAAGTCTTGATGAGATGAGATAAAGGCGAAGGCTTGGTGTGATGAGATAAAGGCGAAGGCTTGGTGTGATGAGACTCTGGCAAAGTCTTGATGAGATGAGATAAAGGCGAAGGCTTGGTGTGATGAGATAAAGGCGAAGGCTTGGTGTGATGAGACAAAGGCGAAGGCTTGGTGTGATGAGACTGGCAAAGTCTTGATGTgatgagataaaggcaaagatttGGTGTGATGAGACTCTGGCAAAGTCTTAATGTGATGAGATAAAGGCAAAGGCTTGATGTCATGAGACAAAGGCGAAGGCTTGGAGTGATGAGACAAAGACGAAGGCTTGGTGTGAAGAGACTGGCAAAGTCTTGATTTGATGAGATAAAGGCAAAGGCTTGGTGTGATGAGACTCTGGCAAAGTCTTGATGTGATGAGATAAAGGCAAAGGCTTGATGTCATGAGACAAAGGCGAAGGCTTGGAGTGATGAGACAAAGACGAAGGCTTGGTGTGATGAGACTGGCAAAGTCTTGATGTGATGAGATAAAGGCAAAGGCTTGGTGTGATGAGACTCTGGCAAAGTCTTGATGTGATGAGATAAAGGCAAAGGCTTGATGTCATGAGACAAAGGCGAAGGCTTGGTGTGATGAGATAAAGGCGAAGGCTTGGTGTGAAGAGACTCTGGCAAAGTCTTGATGTGATGAGATAAAGGCAAAGGCTTGATGTCATGAGACAAAGGTGAAGGCTTGGAGTGATGAGACAAAGACGAAGGCTTGGTGTGAAGAGACTGGCAAAGTCTTGATGTGATGAGATAAAGGCAAAGGCTTGGTGTGATGAGACTGACAAGGCTTGATGTGATAAGATAAAGGCAAAGGCTTGGTGTCATGAGACAAAGGCGAAGGCTTGGAGTGATGAGACATAGACGAAGGCTTGGTGTGATGAGACTGGCAAAGTCTTGATGTGATGAGATAAAGGCAAAGGCTTGGTGTGATGAGATAAAGGCAAAGGCTTGGTGTGATGAGATAAAGAAGGCTTGGTGTGATGAGATTTAGGCGAAGGCTTGGTGTGATGAGATTCAGGCGAAGGCTTGGTGTGATGAGATTCAGGCGAAGGCTTGGTGTGATGAGATTTAGGCGAAGGCTTGGTGTGATGAGATTCAGGCGAAGGCTTGGTGTGATGAGATTCAGGCGAAGGCTTGGTGTGATGAGATTCAGGCGAAGGCTTGGTGTGATGAGATTCAGGCGAAGGCTTGGTGTGATGAGATTCAGGCGAAGGCTTGGTGTGATGAGATTCAGGCGAAGGCTTGGTGTGATGAGATTCAGGCGAAGGCTTGGTGTGATGAGATTCAGGCGAAGGCTTGGTGTGATGAGATTCAGACGAAGGTTTGGTTTGATTAGATTCAGGCGAAGGCTTGGTGTGATGAGATTCAGACGAAGGTTTGGTTTGATTAGATTCATGCAAAGGCTTGGTGTGATGAGATTCAGACGAAGGTTTGGTTTGATTAGATTCAGGCGAAGGCTTGGTGTGATAAGGCAAAGGTTTGGTGTGATGAGATTCAGACGAAGGTTTGGTTTGATTAGATTCAGGCGAAGGCTTGGTGTAATGAGATCCAGGCGAAGGCTTGGTGTGATGAGACTGGCGTGATGGGACTCTGGCGAAGGCTTGGGGTGATGTGACTCTTTAAAGGTGAAAAGCCGCATCCAGGGATCTGGGAAAGGTTCTGGGTGGTGGGCCACAGGCGAATGTCTTTATGACGAGCCATAGCCGAGAGCCTTCGCGATGGCCCAAAAACGAGGGCTTTCACGATGGACTAGAAGTGAAGGAATAGTCTAGGTGATAGGTCTCAGGCGATTCATGATGCACAACAGGGGACGACATGAGTATTGGGCGACAGGCGAGGGCCTAGTTGATGGGCTATAGGGGCTTGGGTGATGAGCCATAGTGAAGGGCTTGGGTGATGGGCCACACTCCAGGGGTCTGGATGATTGACTTGAAGGCGATGACCTTGATGGGCTAGGGTCTGGGAGATGGGTTAGAGGCGAAAAGCTTTGTGATCGGTTAAATGCTAGGGTGTGGGTTATAGGCTACAGGCGAGGGCTTGGGCTATGAGTCACAGGCGGGGGCTTTGGTTATGAGTCACAGGCGAGGACTTGGGTGATGGATCACAGGCGAAGGCCTTGATCATAGGTCTGAGTTAAGAGCCCGTGTGGTATTCTAGAAGCGAGTGTCATGATGATGGGAAGCCAGAAAATGGATGTTGGACTGTAAGCAAGGGTTGGGGATTATAAGTGAAAGTACGGGTTATGGTCTGCAAGTGTTTAGATGGTGGAGTATAAGCAAGTGCCACGATGATGGGCTGAAGGCGAGGGTCTGAGTTATGGAATAGAATCAAGAGCATGAATGATGGTCTAAAAGCGGGCCTGGTAGGTGAACTAAAAGTGACGGTCAAGAATAGAGGGTCTGATGGAGTAGAACCGAGGGACCTGCGAGATAGACTAGAACTCCAATTCCTGGTTAGTCATTTAAACTTGCCATGGTGTCTTTTCAGTCAGTTAATTATCTACAGTATCTGGTTTGTCAACCCAGCCAGAGCTTACTATTCAGCTGAGTGAAATAAGTTAATGCACTGCTGTTGCCGTAGTCAACAATCTGGCAGTGCAGTCTAGATCACGATGTGTCTATGTGTTCATCCTATCCTATCCTCTTTGTTTTGTCCTTGCCACTCCTTGTGGGTGGTCGTCAGCATATCACCATCAGCTTGCTGTTGGTGAGTGATTTTTGGTGGTAACCTAGCTACCACTGAAAATCCCGAAGTACCTCTACAAGatatttttatttcttttataaaagaAATTTAAATTGAATGTAGGTTCGTGGTTTAGGGTTCCACGCAACAAAGGTTTGTGTCCTTACTGAAGATTTCACATTAGTGATTTCTTCATGTGGGATACCCTTTGGACGAATACCCCTGGTCCGGCTCGTAGTCGCAGACCTCATCGTGGTGAGCCGGTGAACATAGAATAGCATGACTCCTCACTTTAAAAGTTATTGGGACTGATCTTTACAGTAATTGgtgaatatatttaaaaaaaaatacagctcATTTATTACAATAATAATGAATATTTTTTATTCCACTAATTTGTAGAAGCAACATTTTATTTATCAGTTATCAAGTACAGTAGTTCTATATCAGATTAAACTAATTTTCATCTCTAATACTTAAATAGGAAGTTAATGCTATTCTATGGCCAACATGCGACTTGTTTATTGACATTTTAGTACTGGAATGAGGGTGAATGGCATACCAGTTTCTTATTAACTACAACATTTcacaatttaaaaaataatttgtTTTAATAGTACTAGAACAAACATTTAATGATTTAGTACACTTTGGTAAATATCAAAAATGTATATTTTGATAAATATAAAAAATGTAAATTATCAGTTTCTGATCAATAGTGTAGATAACCTTGATTCTTGTCCACTTCATGACCACAGCCCAGTATAAAAATGTTTGTATTTTAATTGTGTTCAATTATAAAACAAGTTTTCCTCATCTTT
The sequence above is drawn from the Procambarus clarkii isolate CNS0578487 chromosome 49, FALCON_Pclarkii_2.0, whole genome shotgun sequence genome and encodes:
- the LOC138351288 gene encoding balbiani ring protein 2-like: MGVRDGMSGDLSMGVLAGGCSSSGRRLMYRTEVTSPQAFARVPSRQSHHTKPSPGSHYTKPSPESNQTKPSSESHHTKPLPYHTKPSPESNQTKPSSESHHTKPLHESNQTKPSSESHHTKPSPESNQTKPSSESHHTKPSPESHHTKPSPESHHTKPSPESHHTKPSPESHHTKPSPESHHTKPSPESHHTKPSPESHHTKPSPESHHTKPSPKSHHTKPSPESHHTKPSPESHHTKPSPKSHHTKPSLSHHTKPLPLSHHTKPLPLSHHIKTLPVSSHQAFVYVSSLQAFAFVS